The following proteins come from a genomic window of Lolium rigidum isolate FL_2022 chromosome 5, APGP_CSIRO_Lrig_0.1, whole genome shotgun sequence:
- the LOC124653870 gene encoding heavy metal-associated isoprenylated plant protein 25-like isoform X2, producing the protein MEYRQFYYMTLRMSIDCNGCYQKIRRALLQMQELESHLIDRKHGRVSVCGAFSPQDVAIKIRKRTNRRVEILELREAMGPQAGDEQNAAAQHMP; encoded by the exons ATGGAGTATAGG CAGTTCTACTACATGACCCTCAGGATGAGCATAGACTGCAACGGGTGCTACCAGAAGATCAGGAGGGCTCTGCTACAGATGCAAG AGCTGGAGAGCCACCTGATCGACCGAAAGCACGGCCGGGTGAGCGTGTGCGGAGCCTTCAGCCCGCAGGACGTGGCCATCAAGATCAGGAAGCGCACCAACCGGCGCGTCGAGATACTGGAGCTCAGGGAGGCCATGGGGCCACAGGCCGGCGACGAGCAGAACGCTGCGGCCCAGCATATGCCTTGA
- the LOC124653870 gene encoding heavy metal-associated isoprenylated plant protein 26-like isoform X1, translated as MEYRQQFYYMTLRMSIDCNGCYQKIRRALLQMQELESHLIDRKHGRVSVCGAFSPQDVAIKIRKRTNRRVEILELREAMGPQAGDEQNAAAQHMP; from the exons ATGGAGTATAGG CAGCAGTTCTACTACATGACCCTCAGGATGAGCATAGACTGCAACGGGTGCTACCAGAAGATCAGGAGGGCTCTGCTACAGATGCAAG AGCTGGAGAGCCACCTGATCGACCGAAAGCACGGCCGGGTGAGCGTGTGCGGAGCCTTCAGCCCGCAGGACGTGGCCATCAAGATCAGGAAGCGCACCAACCGGCGCGTCGAGATACTGGAGCTCAGGGAGGCCATGGGGCCACAGGCCGGCGACGAGCAGAACGCTGCGGCCCAGCATATGCCTTGA
- the LOC124653869 gene encoding dihydrolipoyllysine-residue acetyltransferase component 4 of pyruvate dehydrogenase complex, chloroplastic-like, translating to MTPMASLSLSISTVPGRARRAAYVQAPRRRRMAVVRAKVREIFMPALSSTMTEGRIVSWTTAEGDRVSKGDPVVVVESDKADMDVETFHDGIIAAVLVPAGGTAPVGAPIALLAESVEDVALAQARAQDLSKAQGEEPPPPHAAAVAPPTVSPAPAPVAAPTKSIATPHAKKLAKEHRVDISKVVGTGLNGRITAADVEAAAGIQPKPKAAPPPAPAAYSAPPAAVLPPVPGATVVPFTSMQSAVSRNMVESLSVPTFRVGYAITTDKLDALYEKVKLKGVTKTLLLAKAVAMALAQHPIVNASCRDGNSFSYNTSINIAVAVAIEGGLLTPVLEDVDKVDIYLLAQKWRALLKKTRLKQLQPNEYSSGTFSLSNMGMFGVDRFDAILPPGQGAIMAVGASRPTVKADKDGFFSIKNEMLVNVTADHRIIYGADLAAFLQTFAKIVEDPESLTL from the exons ATGACGCCGATggcttccctctccctctccatctCCACCGTGCCGGGGCGCGCACGCCGTGCGGCGTACGTTCAAGCCCCTCGAAGGCGGCGCATGGCGGTGGTGCGGGCGAAGGTGCGGGAGATCTTCATGCCGGCGCTGAGCTCGACGATGACGGAGGGCAGGATCGTCTCCTGGACGACCGCCGAGGGAGACCGCGTCTCCAAGGGCGACCCCGTGGTGGTCGTCGAGTCCGACAAGGCCGACATGGATGTGGAGACATTCCACGACGGCATCATCGCCGCCGTCCTCGTCCCGGCCGGCGGGACCGCCCCGGTCGGCGCCCCCATCGCCCTCCTCGCCGAGTCCGTGGAGGATGTCGCCCTCGCGCAGGCGCGTGCCCAGGACCTATCCAAAGCCCAGGGCGAAGAGCCCCCTCCTCCCCATGCCGCCGCCGTGGCTCCACCCACCGTGTCTCCCGCTCCGGCGCCAGTGGCTGCGCCGACGAAAAGCATCGCCACGCCTCATGCCAAGAAGCTCGCGAAGGAGCACAGAGTGGACATCTCCAAGGTCGTCGGTACCGGGCTGAACGGCCGCATCACGGCGGCTGACGTTGAGGCAGCCGCTGGCATCCAGCCAAAGCCAaaggctgctccacctccagccCCTGCGGCTTACTCTGCGCCTCCAGCAGCAGTGCTGCCTCCGGTGCCTGGCGCGACAGTGGTACCATTCACATCCATGCAATCGGCGGTGAGCAGGAACATGGTGGAGAGCTTGTCAGTGCCAACATTCCGAGTTGGGTATGCCATCACAACTGATAAGCTTGACGCGCTCTATGAAAAG GTTAAGTTGAAAGGGGTCACAAAGACATTGTTGCTAGCGAAAGCCGTAGCCATGGCGCTCGCTCAGCACCCAATTGTGAATGCCAGCTGCAGGGATGGAAACAGCTTCAGTTACAACACTAGTATTAACATCGCGGTGGCAGTTGCCATCGAGGGTGGCCTTCTTACGCCTGTCTTGGAGGATGTTGATAAG GTGGATATATATCTGCTTGCACAAAAGTGGAGAGCCCTGCTCAAGAAGACGCGCTTGAAGCAGCTTCAACCAAATGAGTACAGCTCAG GGACATTTTCGCTGTCCAATATGGGTATGTTTGGGGTGGATAGATTTGATGCAATCCTTCCACCTGGTCAG GGGGCTATCATGGCTGTTGGAGCATCGAGACCTACTGTTAAAGCTGATAAGGATGGTTTCTTCAGTATCAAGAACGAAATGCTG GTCAATGTTACTGCCGATCACAGGATTATATATGGCGCTGATTTGGCAGCGTTTCTCCAAACGTTTGCAAAGATTGTGGAGGACCCTGAGAGCCTAACATTGTAA